One part of the Ornithodoros turicata isolate Travis chromosome 2, ASM3712646v1, whole genome shotgun sequence genome encodes these proteins:
- the LOC135385528 gene encoding uncharacterized protein LOC135385528, with product MRYLLCQLAFVAQLMNLGLAQLPLGAIGKPLTSALNPLGSSLNPLGSNSNPLGSNLNLLNVGTKAWDQTFGSLTNLSSDQIGQQFLANSIPGVRHRIVTDVPSGGHKLAEIFQDQNDQVIDCNLLGNKELIEGALQLIPESLVTKVTEDEMEYFVDLCYNRTKSKTKPQSIFSLISDVFKSLFIFPGTKWCGAGNVAKNYDDLGAATNTDRCCRDHDHARDSIPAFGSKYGVSNLNLYTMTHCGDDRRFYHCLLDDASVPSITVGKIFFNILKTRCFDYTFPKRCTRNNKFYIPLLTEKCSAYRLDTSLEKEWQTFSPPNFLREYWARKRQASPAPTIPPPAVPQVPQGNEGTVDTTPQPRPDVTSEEPEEEPEEEPEEPPFEEEEPDNWNILTDADLSPDATEEPVWDEPPAGSSGHQRSKATTTTTKPTSVHHRKPSGVLGGVLG from the exons ATGCGGTACCTTCTGTGCCAGTTGGCCTTCGTGGCTCAACTGATGAATTTGGGACTTGCTCAGCTTCCTCTGGGGGCCATTGGGAAGCCCTTGACGAGCGCACTGAACCCGTTAGGTTCCAGCCTCAACCCGCTTGGATCTAACAGCAACCCACTGGGCAGCAACTTGAATCTCTTGAACGTCGGAACCAAGGCCTGGGATCAGACGTTTGGATCACTGACTAATTTGTCTTCAGATCAGATTGGACAgcaattcctcgcaaa CTCCATCCCTGGCGTTCGCCACCGTATTGTGACCGACGTGCCATCTGGCGGCCACAAGCTCGCTGAAATCTTCCAGGACCAGAATGACCAAGTCATCGACTGCAATCTCCTCGGTAACAA AGAATTGATTGAGGGCGCCTTGCAGCTGATTCCCGAAAGTCTTGTGACGAAGGTCACGGAAGATGAGATGGAATACTTCGTTGACCTTTGCTACAACAGAACaaagtcgaaaacgaagccgcaGTCCATCTTTAGTCTGATCAGTGACGTGTTTAAGAGCCTTTTTATTTTCCCAG GTACCAAATGGTGTGGTGCGGGCAACGTCGCCAAGAACTACGACGATCTGGGAGCCGCCACAAACACAGACAGGTGTTGTCGTGACCACGACCACGCTCGCGACAGTATCCCAGCTTTCGGTTCGAAATACGGAGTCTCCAACCTCAACCTCTACACAAT GACACACTGTGGAGACGATCGACGCTTCTATCACTGTCTACTTGACGATGCCAGTGTTCCGTCCATCACGGTAGGAAAGATTTTCTTCAACATCCTCAAGACGAGATGCTTTGACTACACCTTTCCCAAGAGATGCACGAGGAACAACAA GTTCTACATCCCACTGCTAACTGAGAAGTGCAGCGCTTATCGCTTGGACACGTCGCTAGAGAAAGAGTGGCAGACATTTTCGCCTCCAAACTTCTTGAGGGAATATTGGGCAAGGAAGAGGCAAGCTTCCCCTGCCCCAACCATACCTCCTCCTGCTGTACCGCAGGTGCCTCAGGGAAATGAGGGCACTGTAGACACCACACCCCAGCCTAGGCCTGACGTTACATCAGAGGAGCCTGAGGAGGAACCAGAGGAAGAACCCGAAGAACCTCCTTTCGAAGAAGAAGAGCCGGATAACTGGAACATTCTAACTGATGCCGACCTGAGTCCGGATGCAACGGAGGAGCCTGTTTGGGATGAGCCGCCGGCGGGAAGCAGTGGACATCAGAGAAGCAAAGCTACCACGACCACGACAAAACCTACTAGTGTTCATCACCGCAAGCCGTCGGGAGTGTTAGGGGGCGTTCTAGGGTGA